Within the Echinicola sp. 20G genome, the region GTTCCCATTTTATGGTTGTAAGATTCCGTGTGAACTGTAATATGTACACGGTCTTGGTCATAACCGACATGTTCCATGATGTCGATTTCTCCAGATTCCGGCCATCCTCCGTATTCCCAATCAGTAGGAAGCATCCATATGGCTGGCCAGGTTCCTTTGCCAACAGGAAGCCTTGCTTTTATTTCAAACCGACCATATAAAAAGTCTCCCTTGTTTTTGCTTACCAACCTGGCTGATGTGAAACGGTTATCTTCCTTTTCCTCTTTTCTGGCTGTAATGGTAAGGACTCCATCTTTTACTTCGGCATTGGATAGATGATTGGTGTAAAATTGTAGTTCATTATTTCCCCATCCATCTCCTCCTAAGTCATAGCCCCATTTTTTGGGATCTGGCAAGCCAGTATAGTCAAATTCATCTTTCCAGATGGCATGATCCTCAAATTCCCAACCAAGGTCTTTAATAGGGGTGGGGGGAGGGATATTGGGAGTGGTTGGTTCCGATTGGCCTACGCAGGACAGGGGGAGTAAACCGATGGATAAGTAAACTAGTGTTTTAAAGGCTGCTAATTGAGGTTTCATAAATAGTATAGTTTACAAATTGATTTCATTTGGAGCTACCGATTGGATTGTAGTATTGTTAGGTATGGTATGTTCAAAATGTATGTTTTTGAGAACTTCCTGTATTACGGATTTTCCTTTGGTGGGGTATTGGCCATTTATATGTCTAAGGGCTGCATTTTCTGACTCATCAAACCTTTTGTAGGTCCAATGACACCAGCCGATATTGGCTTGCTCCAGTTTTTTTATATTTTGCTTGAGCCATTGGGGATTATTTTCGCCAGTTTCTCCTACCCAAACAGGGACATTCCATTTCTCTCTGAATGCGATTAAGTTGACAATTCTATTGATCTGATTAGGGTTAGGGTCAGGAACCGTGTCCTCCTCGACGGGAATCCAATATCGATGGGCATTATAGATTAGGTTCTGGTTTTGTGAGAATGCAATTGGCACCATATGGTCATAGTTATTCCCCCATTCATTTCCTTCTATCATTATCAAATGAGTATCACCCAAGCTTCTGATCCTATTGATCAAGCTCTCAAAGAGATTATGGATTGGTAGGTTTGATGGGACGTTATTAGGCTCGTTGATCAGGTCGTAAAAGGCTATTCGGTCGTCTTTAATATATCGTCTTGCTAGCATTTCCCACAGTTTTAGTGTGACATCTTGGTAGATCAATCTTCCCTTATTGTCTTTTCGGTTCCATAAGTCGTTTTTGACCAAAATATCCGCAATATTGCTATCGGTGCCTTGTCCGCCGGGTGCAGCATGGAGGTCCAGAATGACGTACATGTTTTTTTCTCCACACCAATCCAATAACCGATCAATAACCTTAATCCCTTCAAGTTCATCAGGAGATCTGAAAAGGTCGCCTTGATCCATCCAATTGGATAAACCTGAGATATATTCATCGATCTTTTCTGGTGATTGAATTACCTGATTTCTCAGGTATCTTTGCTCACTGGTAAAGAACAACTCATAATGCATGGGTAATCTTACTGCATTAAAGCCCATAGAGGCAATGTCATTAATGTCGGCTTGAGTAATGAAATTGTCCCGCCAATTTTGATAGAAAGAAGCTACTTCTTCGAAAGTGAGGCCTTCATCATAATAGGCTTTTTTCATTTGCCACTGCGTACCGATATCACTTCCATTGGGGTTAAGCATATAGCCTTCCTGAAGGAGCCATCCTCCAAGTCCAACGGCTCTTAAAATAACTTCCTCCCCACTTGTGTTGACTACTTTTGTTCCATCTGCGGCTAATCTGGTTAGTGGAGATGAGACTGCTGTTTGGCTTTCATCGGAGGAGGGATTTTTTGAGGAACAACTTGAATTTAGGTTTAAATGGAGGGTGATAAGAAATAGATAGAATAGGTTTGAT harbors:
- a CDS encoding family 16 glycosylhydrolase; this translates as MKPQLAAFKTLVYLSIGLLPLSCVGQSEPTTPNIPPPTPIKDLGWEFEDHAIWKDEFDYTGLPDPKKWGYDLGGDGWGNNELQFYTNHLSNAEVKDGVLTITARKEEKEDNRFTSARLVSKNKGDFLYGRFEIKARLPVGKGTWPAIWMLPTDWEYGGWPESGEIDIMEHVGYDQDRVHITVHTESYNHKMGTQVGKNKLVDHASQAFHLYRVDWTPYAIRGYIDDKLLFTFTNEGNGYASWPFDKKFHLLLNLAIGGDWGGAEGIDETVFPATFKVDYVRVYKMIEK
- a CDS encoding glycoside hydrolase family 5 protein, whose product is MIKLSNLFYLFLITLHLNLNSSCSSKNPSSDESQTAVSSPLTRLAADGTKVVNTSGEEVILRAVGLGGWLLQEGYMLNPNGSDIGTQWQMKKAYYDEGLTFEEVASFYQNWRDNFITQADINDIASMGFNAVRLPMHYELFFTSEQRYLRNQVIQSPEKIDEYISGLSNWMDQGDLFRSPDELEGIKVIDRLLDWCGEKNMYVILDLHAAPGGQGTDSNIADILVKNDLWNRKDNKGRLIYQDVTLKLWEMLARRYIKDDRIAFYDLINEPNNVPSNLPIHNLFESLINRIRSLGDTHLIMIEGNEWGNNYDHMVPIAFSQNQNLIYNAHRYWIPVEEDTVPDPNPNQINRIVNLIAFREKWNVPVWVGETGENNPQWLKQNIKKLEQANIGWCHWTYKRFDESENAALRHINGQYPTKGKSVIQEVLKNIHFEHTIPNNTTIQSVAPNEINL